The Bradyrhizobium guangxiense genomic sequence GGCGCGAGGGGCACAAATGGTTCGCCTCGGTGAAGCCTGCCGACACGCGCAAGGTGATGCGGTTGCTGCGTGCCGGTCCGCTAACGATCCGCGACATCGAGGATGACGTGCTCGTCGAGAAGGAGCATCTGTGGCAGAGCCGCAAGCCCTCGAAGCGGGCGCTTCAGCTCGCCTTCTATACCGGCGCCGTGACCGTCAGCGAGCGGCAGGGCATGCTCAAGACCTACGAGCTGATGACGCGCCATTTCGGCTGGGACAGGCTGCCGAGGCCTGCCTCGGTCGGGGAGATCACGGCCTATCTGCTCGATCGCGCATTACGGGCGCAGGGTGTGGTGAGCCTCGATTCCATCTGCCATCTCGACGCGCCGCGCAAGAAGGCGGTGGCCGGCCTGATCGCCTCCCGCGTTCGCCGCGGCGAGCTCGTGCCTGTCGCGATTGACGGCGCCGGCAAGCAGGAGCATTGGGCGACGCCGGCGGCGCTCGAGGCGAACGGTGAGGCGGTCTCGCCCGATCTCGTCCACATCCTCTCGCCGTTCGACCCTCTCATCATCCAGCGCAAGCGCACCAACCTCATCTTCGGCTACAATCATCTGTTCGAAGCCTATGTGCCGAAGGCCAAGCGCAAGTTCGGCTACTTCGCGCTGCCCGTGCTGGTCGGCGACGAGATCGTCGCCGCTCTCGATCTGAAGACCGACCGGCAGGCGAAGAAGCTGTTGATGCAGAAATGGACCTGGGTCGGGCAGGGCAAGAAGACCGCTGGCCGCAAGGACCTCAAGCGTGTGATCGAGGAAGAGCTCGATCGCTTCGAGCAGTTTCAATTGGCGGAGTGAACTTCGACGGCCCGTCTATAGTCTCTCTTCGATCTGGCCCAGGCCGTCCACCACGGCATGCGCATATCGGTCCAACACCTCCTCGGCCGAATAGCTGGACCGTTGCGCAAATTCGTCTCGCAGGCCTAGCCGGGCGGAGACCTTCAGGCGCGCCGCCGTGGCGGTGGCCATCAGGGGATCGAAACCCAATTCCCGCAAGCCTGCGGCTACGCCGTCCATTTCCACCGCGCGGCGCTCGGCGTGCAGCACGTCGGAACGGACGCACATGTCGAGGAATTTGCTGAAGGGGGTGGCATCCATCGACGTGCAAAGCCCGTGCATGGCTTCATCGCGCACGCCGGCGAGTGTCGCGGCAGTCAGCGCCTCGACCAGCAGCGCCTCCATGCCTTTTGTCACCACGCTTCGCAGCATCTTCACGGCCGCTGCGGTTCCGGCTTCGGGGCCCGCGACCTCGATACGGAAGCCGAGCGGGGTGAACATTTCCGCGAAGCGCTCGGCGCCGCTGCCGGACGTGTAGAGCGTGACCGCAGCACCGTAGAGGTCGACCGACCCCATCAGGTTCGCATCCGCAAACAGACCGCCGCGGGCCTCTACGGCTGCGGCGACACGCCTTTTCGTCTGCGGGGTCGCGGCGTTGATGTCCACGACGAGGCAGCCGGGACGGACGATCCTGGAAATGGCCTCACCTGTTTCAGCCGCAACGGCAACGACGACGGCGGAAAAGATCACGTCCGCGTCCGACAGGTCCTCGAGCCGGTCGACCAGCGTGACGCCACAGCTGGCCGCCATCGCACGGAAGGCCGCGGAGTAGGGCGGCGCGTTGGTCCTGCCCTGACAGAACGCGATCATCGGTGCATCCGTCTGCGCCGCAAGATGCGATGCAAAGCATCGCGCGGCCTCGCCAAATCCGACAAAGGCGATCTTGGGCTGCGGCATGGCTGGGGCTTCCTTGCACGGCGCTTCACCGCCGACGGCCATTGTGCCGGGTTCTGCAGCGGAGTCAATGAACCGGTTCATAAATGTCTGGATCCTCGAAGGCCTCTGATGCAGATCGGCTAATTTTACAGCAGGAACTGGCACACCGCCTTGCTCTGACGAGTGAACCGGTTCATAAGATGCCATATGCAATCACACGCGCCCCAATCGCCGACCGTGAAGGTCAAGGACGTCGCCCGGGAGGCCGGTGTCGCGGTCGGCACAGTATCGCGTGTGCTCAACGATCACCCGGCGGTGACCCGGGAGCTGCGCGAGCGCGTCGAAAGGGCAATGGCGCATCTTGGCTACGAGGTCGATGTCACGGCCCAGAGCATGCGTGCGGGACGGTCGCGGCTGGTGGCCTGCGCCATTCGCGATTTCGACATCCCGCGCTTTGCCCTGTTCATCAAGGAGGCCGAGGCGGTCCTGCGTGAGGCGGGATACACCTTGCTGCTGGCGAGCACGACCAACCGGCCCGACGTCGAGATCGCCTTGCTGCGTGCCTTCCGCAGGCGCCGCGTGGATGGCGTGATGATGACGCTGAGCGACGAGCAGCACCGGGACGTCCGCGCGGCGCTGTCGGACGCGCCGATGCCGGTGCTCCTCATCGACCGCGATCGCATCGATGCGCTCGATCGCGTCACGGCCGATCATCGCGCGTGCGCCCGTCTGGCGACGAGCCATCTGCTCGGTCTCGGGCACCGGCGGATCGCCATGCTGGTCGGCGACCTCAAGGCCTTTCCGTCGCGAGGCCGCCTCGAGGGCTTTCGTGCGGCGTATGCGGCGGCGGATATCGCGCTGGATCCGAGGCTGTTGCGAGACGATGTGCTCTCGAGCGAGGACGCCTATCGGGCGACGGCCTCGCTCATGAGCCTCGCGGAGCCTCCGACAGCGCTCTTCGTTGCGGCGATGGACACGCTCGGCGGCTGCCTGCGAGCGCTGCGGACGATGGGCCTTGTCGTCGGCGACGGAATTTCGGTCGTGGCCGGCAGCGATTCCGAGCTCGCCGAATTGCACACGCCGCCGATCACGGCAATCGCGTGGGATCTCGCGGCCATGGGCCGCCACGCCGCGACCATGCTGCTGGAGCGGATGCGCGGCGATGAGATCGAGCACGGCCGCGGTCTTGCCGTGCCGACGGAGCTGATCATTCGCGGGTCGAGCCGGCCTGTTGCGGGCTGAGCGTGCTCGGCTACAAGCGTGGTCACCGATGACGATCAGCATCGGCCACTCGATCGGTTGGTTGCGCGCGATCTGATGTGATGCTGTCGATTGCGGCGCCGAGCACGATCCCGACCGCATAGCCACCAGATTCCACAGCGAGAAGATGCGCCCGAGCAGCAGCGCGCCGGCCGTCGTCAGCCGGAATGCTTCGAGCCATGGCGCGTGCACCAGGCGGGAGAATTCCACGACGACGGCGATGATCGCCGCGACGGTGGCAATCTGTGTCCGCGTGAGCCGCGGCAGCACGACTCCGACCAGCAGAAGCACCATCGTGGCCCACAACAGCGAACCGCCATACTTCACCACGAAGGCCGGCAGGCCGAGCGGAAAGCCGTACCAGCGCAAGGACAGCCCGCAAGCGATCGCGAACAGCGCGAGGGCGGCGCGGGTCATCGCCTTCTGCATCGGCGCAATGGCTTGATCCGGCTGCGTCTCGTGCATTGCTCGCTCATTGACTCTTTGCCCGCGATGCTCAAAACCGCCACTCAGCCCTAAAAAACAACAACCCCGGGGGGAAGTCATGAGCCAGACCACCACCTATGCCGGTTCCGCCGGCGGCGCCAAGAACGCCAAGAGCGACATCGAAACGTCGACGATCCGCGCCATCTCCTGGCGCCTGATTCCCTTCCTGGTGCTGGCCTACTTCTTCTCCTATCTCGACCGCGTCAATCTCGGCTTCGCCGCGCTGACCATGAACGCGGAGCTGAAGTTCACGCCGCTGATCTTCTCCTGGGGCGCCGGCATCTTCTTCATCGGCTATTTCATCTTCGAGGTGCCGAGCAACCTTGCGCTCGAGAAGTTCGGCGCCAGCCGCTGGATCGCCCGCATCATGGTGACCTGGGGCGTCATCTCAGCGCTGATGGCGATGGTCAGCGGCGTCACCAGCTTCTACGTCCTGCGCTTCCTGCTCGGGGTCGCCGAGGCCGGTTTCTTCCCCGGCATCATCCTCTATCTCACCTACTGGTACCCGGCCGAATATCGCGCGCGCTTCCTCGCGGCCTTTGCCATCGCGGTGCCGGTCTCGACGGTGATCGGCGCGCCGATCTCGGGCCTGCTGCTCGGGCTCGACGGCTTGATGGGGCTGAAGGGCTGGCAGTGGCTGTTCATCATCGAGGGCATCCCCTCGGTGCTGCTCGGCGTCGTCACCTGGTTCTACCTCACCGACAAGCCGGAGAAGGCGGACTGGCTCTCGGCCGAGCAGAAGGCCTGGCTCAAGGCGAAGCTCGATTCGGAGATCGCGGCCAAGCAGGCGGTGAAGCATTTCTCGCTCGGCGAGGCGCTGTCTTCACCGAAGGTGATCGCGCTCAGCCTGATCTATTTCGGCTTCGTCGGCGCGCTCTATGGCATGCAGTTCTGGCTGCCGCAGATCGTCAAGGCATTCGGCCTCACCAACGCCCAGACCGGCTTCGTCACGGCGATCCCGTATCTGTTCGGCACCATCGCCATGATCCTGTGGGCGCGGCATTCGGATGCGACGCGCGAGCGCGTGATGCATGTCGGCGCGCCGCTGCTGCTCACCGCCATCGCGCTCGGCGTCTCGTCCTATCTCACCGATCCCACCATGACGATGGTGGTGCTGACGGTCGCGGCGATCGGCGTGTTCTGCTGCTTCGGCGTGTTCTGGACGCTGCCGACCGCCTGGCTCTCCGGCACCGCGGCCGCCGGTGCCATCGCCCTGATCAACTCGATCGGCAACCTCGCCGGTTTCGGTGGGCCGTATCTGATCGGCTGGGTCAAGGAAGCCACGGGCCAGACCTCGACCGGTCTGCTGGTGCTCGCGGTGCTGCCGCTGCTGGCCGGCATCCTGGTGTTCGTCGGCGGCCACGACAGCAAGCACGAGTTCGCCGAGCGGGGGCGGTGAGGGGCAATAGCCTGTAGGGTGGTCAAAGGCGCGCCCCTGCGCGCCGTGCCGCACTCTTTCTTCCCTTACGCTGGCCGGTCGGCACGTCCGCTTTTGCTCACCTTACTATCGCACCTTCCTGGTAGCGCTCCCGATCGTCGCGGGCCAACGATCACGCTTTCCTGATGACTGACGATTATTGACTTTTATCAGTGATTAGTCGACATTCCTCTCATTCAAGATGCAGGAGTGTCCTTCGATGTTCGTCCGGTCGGTTTTGTCGAGCTATTCCAGGCTGTTGGCAGGTGTGTCGCTGGCCCTGATGGCCGTTAGCCTGGCTGGGTGCAATGACACCGTTGCTGAAAAGGCCGAGCCGCCGCGGCCGGTTCTGGTTGCGACCGCGCATTATGATGCCGAGACCCCGGAGCGCAGCTTCGTCGGCACCATCAGGCCCCGGATCGAGAGCGACCTCGGCTTTCGCGTCGCCGGCAAGGTCGCCAAGCGACTCGTGGAAGTCGGCCAGACCGTCGATATCGGCCAGCCGCTCGCCACCCTCGACGAGGTCGATTTGAAGCTCCAGGCCGAGCAGGCGCTGGCCGAGCAGACTGCGGCGACCGGCGTGCTGGCCCAGGCCGCCGCCGCCGAACAGCGCGCCAAGGACCTCAAGGCCAAGGGCTGGACCACGGACGCGCAGATGGATTCGAGCCGTGCCGCCGCGGACGAAGCCCGTGCCCGCCTGAACCGCGCCGAGCGCGCGCTCGAATTGAGCAAGAATTCCCTTTCCTACGCGACGCTCGTTGCCGACGCCCGCGGCGTCGTCACCGCAACGCTGATCGAGCCCGGCCAGGTGGTTGCCGCGGGCCAGGCCTCGATCCGTGTCGCCCGCTTTGCCGAGAAGGAAGCGGTCGTCGCAATCCCTGAGACGCTGGTTGGACGTGCCAAGTCGGGCGTCGCCAGCGTCACTCTTTGGTCCGAGCCAAACAAGAAATACACGGCCAAGCTGCGCGAGATCGCGCCGGCGGCCGATCCCGCCACGCGTACCTATCTCGCAAAGTTCTCGTTGCCCGAGGCCGACGACAAGGTCGCGCTCGGCATGACTGCGACGCTGACGCTGTCGGATGCCGCGACCGAGCGCGTCGCGCGGCTGCCGCTGTCGGCGCTGTTCAACGAAGGCGGCAAGCCGTCCTTCTACGTCGTCGACGACAACGGCGCGCTCACACTGAAGCCGGTGGCGGTGAAGTCCTACGAAAGCAACGACGTGGTCATCACCGGCGGCGTGGAGGAGGGCGCCAAGATCGTCGCCCTCGGCGTGCAGAAGCTCGATCCCGGCCAGCGGGTGCGGGTCGTGTCGTCACTGTCTTTCTAAGAGGTTCTTACGAGTTACGTCGTGTGAGGTGAGTTTCGGCCCTTGTCCCTAAGCAAAGGCTGAAGCGGCGAAGCGATCCAGAACCTGCCCAGCCCCCTGGATTGCTTCGCTGCCTCGCGACGACGGTTTGAATAGAGTGGCTGTCGTTGTTTGCAACTGGATCGTCTTTCGGAGAGTGCGATGAAGCGCTTCAACCTTTCGGCCTGGGCCGTCAGCCATCCGACGCTGGTGCTCTTCCTGATGGTCATCCTCGGCATCGCCGGCTTCTTCTCCTATGAGAAGCTCGGTCGCGCCGAGGACCCGTTCTTCACGGTCAAGACGGTGAACGTTTCCGTCATGTGGCCGGGTGCGACGTCGCAGGAGATGCAGGCGCAGGTCGCCGATCCCATCGAGAAGAAGATCCAGGAGCTGCCTTATTTCGAGAAGGTGCAGACCTACTCCAAGCCCGGCTTCGCCGCGCTCCAGGTCACTTTCCGCGACAACACGCCGCCGAAGGACGTGCCTTACCTCTTCTATCTCCTGCGCAAGAAGCTGGTCGACGTGCAGGGCCAGCTGCCGTCCGGCATTCTCGGGCCCGTCGTCAACGACGAGTTCTCCGACGTCGATTCCATCCTCTATATGATGACCGGCGACGGCGCCGATTATGCCCAGCTCAAGAAGGTCTCCGAAGGTTTCCGCCAGCGCCTGCTGAAGGTGCCCGGTGTCACCAAGGTCGACGTCTACGGCAATCAGGACGAGCGCATCTTCGTCGAGTTCAGCCACGCTAAGCTCGCCACGCTCGGCATCACGCCGCAGGCCCTGTTCGATTCGCTCGCCAAGCAAAACAACGTGACGCCGGCCGGCACGGTCGAGACCTCCTCGCAGCGCGTGCCGCTGCGCGTCACCGGCGCGCTCGACGGTGCCAAGGCGGTGGCCGAAACGCCGGTCGAGAGCAATGGCCGCGTGTTCCGTCTCGGGGATATCGCTGCCGTCACCCACGGCTATGTCGATCCGCCGAGCTTCGTCGTCCGCCAGGAAGGCAAGGCCGCGATCGGCATCGGCGTCGTCACCGCCAAAGGCGCCAACATTCTCGAGCTCGGCAAGGAAGTTGAGAAGGCCACCGCCGATTTCATGAAGTCGGTGCCGCAGGGCATCGACGTCAAGCTGATCGCCGACCAGCCCAAGGTGGTCGAGCACGCCGTCGGCGAGTTCGTGCACTCCTTCATGGAAGCGCTCGTCATCGTGCTGTTCGTCTCGTTCCTGGCGCTCGGCTGGCGCACCGGCATCGTGGTCGCGCTGTCGGTGCCCTTGGTGCTCGGCATCGTCTTCATCGTCATGAACACGATGTCGCTCGACCTGCATCGCATCACGCTCGGCGCGCTGATCATCGCGCTCGGCCTGCTCGTCGACGACGCCATCATCGCGGTCGAGATGATGGTCGTGAAGATGGAGCAGGGCTGGGACCGCATGCGCGCGGCGTCGTTTGCCTGGGAATCTACTGCGTTTCCGATGCTCACGGGAACGCTGGTCACGGCCGCTGGCTTCCTCCCCATCGGCTTTGCCAATTCCGCGGTCGGCGAATATGCCGGCAGCATCTTCTGGATCGTGGCGATCGCGCTGGTCGCCTCCTGGTTCGTGGCGGTGATCTTCACGCCCTATATCGGCGTCAAGCTGCTGCCGGAGATGAAGGCGCACCACAACCACGATCCGCACGCGGTCTACGAGACCCGCATGTACCGGGGCCTGCGCGCCATCGTGCAATGGTGCGTCAGCCACCGCATCACCGTGGTGGCCGCGACCGTCGGCGTCTTCGTCGCCTCGATCGTCGGCTTCGGCCATGTCCAGCAGCAGTTCTTCCCGCTGTCGGAGCGGCCCGAGCTGTTCCTCCAGCTCCGCCTGCCGGAGGGCACCGCCTTCAACGTCACCGAGAAGGCGGTGAAGAAGGCCGAGACGCTGCTGAAGGACGACAAGGACATCGAGACCTATACGTCCTATGTCGGCCAGGGCTCGCCGCGTTTCTGGCTCGGCCTCAATCCGCAGCTGCCGAACGAGGCCTTCGCTGAGATCGTCATCGTCGCCAAGGGCGTCGAAGCGCGCGAGCGCATCAAGGCCAAGATCGAGAACGCGGCTGCCGAGGGCTTCCTGTCCGAGGCGCGCGTGCGCGTCGACCGCTTCAATTTCGGTCCCCCCGTCGGCTTCCCCGTCCAGTTCCGCGTGATCGGACCCGACGCCAACAAGGTGCGCGAGATCGCCTACCAGGTCCGCGACGTCATGCGACAGAACAAGAGCGTCAAGGACGTCCAGCTCGACTGGAACGAGCAGTCGCCCTTCCTGAAGCTCGTCGTCGACCAGGACCGCGCCCGCGCCATGGGCCTGACCCCGCAGGACGTCTCGCAGGCGCTGGCGATGCTGATCTCGGGCTCGCAGGTCACGACCGTGCGCGACGGCATCGAGAAGGTCGGCGTGGTCGCCCGTGCGATCCCGTCCGAGCGCCTCGACCTCGGCGGCGTCGGTGATCTCACCATCACCTCGAAGAACGGCGTCGCCGTGCCGCTGCAGCAGATCGCCAAGATCGAGTACGCCCACGAGGAGCCGATCATGTGGCGGCGCAACCGCGACATGGCGATCACCGTGCGCTCCGACGTCGTCGACGGCGTGCAGGCCCCCGATGTCACCAACCAGATCACGCCGAAGCTGAAGCCGATTAGGGATCACCTCGAGCCGGCCTACCGCATCGAGGCGGGCGGCGCGTTCGAGGAATCCGCCAAGGGCAATGCCTCGATCTTCATCCTCTTCCCGGTGATGGTCATGGTGATGCTGACGCTGCTGATGATCCAGCTGCAGAGCTTCTCGCGCCTGATCCTGGTGTTCCTGACCGCGCCGCTCGGCATCGTCGGTGCCTCGCTCGGGCTCAACGTCGCCAATGCCCCGTTCGGCTTCGTGGCGCTGCTCGGCCTGATCGCGCTCGCCGGCATGATCATGCGCAACACGGTCATCCTGGTCGACCAGATCGAGACCGACGTCTCCCACGGGCTGACCCGGCGGGAGGCGATCGTGGAGGCCACCGTCCGCCGCGCCCGTCCGGTGGTGCTGACGGCGCTGGCCGCCATCCTCGCCATGATCCCGCTGTCGCGCTCGGCCTTCTGGGGGCCGATGGCGATCACCATCATGGGCGGCCTGTTCGTCGCGACCTTCCTCACACTTCTGTATCTGCCGGGCCTCTATGCCCTGTGGTTCAGGAAGAGCCTGGACGAGGCCGGTACGCCGGAACAGCCTGCCGCGCCGCAGCATGGGAGCGATGACCAGCACGCAATTCCGCTTGCTGAAGCGGCTGAATAAATGAGAAGACTACCGACGAACGAGTCCTGACTGATGGCCCTTATTTCGGAACATATCGAAGGCGACACCCGGGATCGTATCCTCGAGGTGGCCGAGCGGCTGTTCCGCCAGATCGGCTACCAGAAGACCACGGTCGGAGACATTGCCAAGGAGCTCCGGATGAGCCCCGCCAATGTCTATCGCTTCTTCGAATCGAAGAAGGCGATCCATCAGGCGGTGGCCCGCTCGCTCATGGGCGAGGTCGAGCTCGAGGCGCAGCGGATCGTGACCCGGCCCGGCCCGGTGCCGGCGCGCTTCCGCGAGCTGCTCACCACCATCCATCGCATGAACACCGAGCGCTATGTTGGCGACAACAAGTTGCACGAGATGGTCGAGATCGCGATGCAGGAGGATTGGCAGGTCTGCGTCAACCATATGGAATGTATCGCCGGCGTGGTCGGCCAGATGATCGCGCAAGGTGTGGCCTCCGGCGAGTTCGAGGCGCCCGACCTCCAGCTCGCCTCGCTATGTGCCTGCACCGCGATGATGCGGTTCTTCCACCCCCAGATGATCGCCCAGTGTGCGACCAAGCCGGGCCCGACCATCGACCAGATGATCGATTTCGTCATCGCGGGTCTGTCGCCGCGCCACTGACAGGTGGGCGCGTTTCCTTTTATAAGCTGCACCGCAGTCATTCCGGGGCGGCCCGCAGGGCCGAACCCGGAATCTCGAGATTCCGGGTTCGATGCTTCGCATCGCCCCGGAATGACGGATAGCGGAGAAGCAAGCGCGTGACCGACAAAGACCTGTACTTCTACGAGCCCTCCAAGGGCCACGGCCTCAAGCACGATCCCTTCAACGCCATCATCGCGCCGCGGCCGATCGGCTGGATCTCCTCCCGCGACGCCAAGGGCCACGTCAATCTCGCGCCCTACAGCTTCTTCAACGCCTTCTGCTACGTGCCGCCGATCATCGGCTTCTCCTCCACCAACTGGAAGGACACGGTGTCGAACATGCAGCAGACCCGGGAGTTCGTCTGGAATCTCACCACGATGGACTTGGCCAAGCACATGAACGCGACCGCCGCGCATGTCGGCCCCGAGGTCGACGAGTTCAAGCTTGCGGGCCTTACCGCCGTGCCCGGCAAGCTCGTCAACGTGCCGCGGGTCGGCGAAAGCCCGGTCGCCTTCGAGTGCAAGGTGTCCGACATCGTCCGCCTCAAAGGCGCCGATGGCAAGGAGGCCGACGCCTGGCTGACGTTGGGAGAGGTGGTCGCCGTGCACATCGACAAGGCCATGATCAAGGACGGCGTCTACCAGACTGCCGCCGCCCGCCCGATCGTCCGTGCCGGCCGGCGCGGCGATTATTTCGAGATCAAGCCGGAAAACATGTTCGAGATGGTGCGGCCGGATTAGGCCAGCCTCTCCCCATCGTCATTCCGGCGCGGCGCGTAGCGTCGAGCCCGGAATGACGGCAGAGATGCTGTCCCCTAACGCTCCCGGAACTGTCCCCACGCCCCGGCCGTTATGGCCCGGGCGGCTGCCCGGCCGCGTCAATTCGCTTCTTTTTGCCGCCGAGATGTTCACTTTCGCCGGCCAGTTTCCGCTAAAATGCCCTGTCACCGCGCCGATGCATGAGGTCAGCCATGAGCTTCCGCCGCGACACCCTGACAAAGCCGATCTTCTCCTGGGCGCGCGGCGTGCTGCCGGCGATGTCCGCCACCGAGCGCGAGGCGCTGGAGGCCGGGGACGTCTGGTGGGACGCCGATCTCTTCACCGGCAATCCGGATTGGTCGAAGCTGCTGAAAATTGCGCCAGCCCAATTGACCGAGGAGGAGCGCGCCTTCCTCAGCGGTCCCGTCGACGAACTCTGCGCCATGCTCGACGAGTGGAAGATTTTTTGGGAATGGCGGGACCTGCCGCAGGACGTTTGGCACTTCGTCAAGCGCGAGAGATTCTTCGGCATGATCATCCCGAAGGAGTTCGGCGGCCTCGGCTTCTCGCCCTACGCCCATTCCGAAGTGGTGCGCAAGATCTCGACCCGCTCGATCGCCGCGGCCGTCACCGTGATGGTGCCGAACTCGCTCGGGCCAGGGGAGCTCCTGATGCGCTTCGGCACCAAAGAGCAGCAGGAGCGTTGGCTGCCGCGCCTCGCCGATGGCCGCGACGTCCCCTGTTTCGGACTCACCAGCCCCGAAGCGGGCTCCGATGCCGCCTCGATGGTCGACAGCGGCATCATCTGCAAGGGCACCTTCGAGGGCCGAGAGGTCGTCGGCCTGAGGCTGAACTGGCACAAGCGCTACATCACGCTCGGTCCCGTCGCGACGCTGCTGGGCCTTGCCTTCAAGGTCTACGATCCTGACCACCTCGTCGGCCCCGAGGAAGAGCTCGGCATCACCGTGGCGCTGATCCCGACCAATCTGCCCGGCGTCGAGATCGGCCAGCGCCATCTGCCGTCGATGCAGGTGTTCCAGAACGGCCCGAACTGGGGCCGCGACGTCTTCATCCCGCTGGACTATGTCATCGGCGGAAAGGAGCGCCTCGGGCAGGGCTGGAAGATGCTGATGACGGCGCTCGCCGCCGGCCGCGGCATTTCGTTGCCGTCGCTGTCGGCGGCCGGCGCCGCCTATGCGGCGCGCACCACCGGCGCCTATGCCCGCATCCGCGAGCAGTTCGGCATCTCGATCTCCAAGTTCGAAGGCGTCGAGGAGCCGCTCGCGCGCATCGTGGCGACCGCCTATCAGCTCGATGCGGCGCGCCGGCTGACCTGCGCGGCGCTCAATGCCGGCGTCCATCCCGCCGTCATCTCCGGCATCATGAAGCTGCACGCGACCGAGCGGATGCGCACCGCGATCGACGACGCCATGGACATCCATGGCGGCAAGGCCGTAATCGACGGTCCGCAAAACTACCTCGGCAATCTGCATCGCGCCGTTCCGGTCGGCATCACGGTCGAGGGCGCCAACATCCTGACGCGCAACCTCATCGTGTTCGGGCAGGGCGCGATCCGCGCCCATCCCTATCTGCTCGACGAGATGAATGCGCTGGCGGACACCGATCGCGAGCGTGGGCTCACCGCCTTCGACAAGGCGTTCTGGAAACACGTCGGCCACAGCTTCCGGACCCTGCTCCGCGCCTTCGGCCGGAGCTGG encodes the following:
- a CDS encoding acyl-CoA dehydrogenase; translated protein: MSFRRDTLTKPIFSWARGVLPAMSATEREALEAGDVWWDADLFTGNPDWSKLLKIAPAQLTEEERAFLSGPVDELCAMLDEWKIFWEWRDLPQDVWHFVKRERFFGMIIPKEFGGLGFSPYAHSEVVRKISTRSIAAAVTVMVPNSLGPGELLMRFGTKEQQERWLPRLADGRDVPCFGLTSPEAGSDAASMVDSGIICKGTFEGREVVGLRLNWHKRYITLGPVATLLGLAFKVYDPDHLVGPEEELGITVALIPTNLPGVEIGQRHLPSMQVFQNGPNWGRDVFIPLDYVIGGKERLGQGWKMLMTALAAGRGISLPSLSAAGAAYAARTTGAYARIREQFGISISKFEGVEEPLARIVATAYQLDAARRLTCAALNAGVHPAVISGIMKLHATERMRTAIDDAMDIHGGKAVIDGPQNYLGNLHRAVPVGITVEGANILTRNLIVFGQGAIRAHPYLLDEMNALADTDRERGLTAFDKAFWKHVGHSFRTLLRAFGRSWTFGAFALAPDAGEATPFYRQLSRYSAAFALCADMALLTLGGALKRKEMLSARFGDILSELYLLSAALKRWQDEGRQKEDFAALEWCMATGFRTIESRFAELLANLPNRFVAGLLKLVVQPFGARMLGPSDRVVHQCAAIVLEPSAARERLTPDLAHVDDDGGFARLERAFKLVAATEAIAKRMRAAQLRDWKDAVAKGVITQAEGEQLAAARQAVTEVIEVDDFAPEALSPIYKKTVNVHQFFQELGEQRAAG
- a CDS encoding TetR/AcrR family transcriptional regulator, whose translation is MALISEHIEGDTRDRILEVAERLFRQIGYQKTTVGDIAKELRMSPANVYRFFESKKAIHQAVARSLMGEVELEAQRIVTRPGPVPARFRELLTTIHRMNTERYVGDNKLHEMVEIAMQEDWQVCVNHMECIAGVVGQMIAQGVASGEFEAPDLQLASLCACTAMMRFFHPQMIAQCATKPGPTIDQMIDFVIAGLSPRH
- a CDS encoding flavin reductase family protein; protein product: MTDKDLYFYEPSKGHGLKHDPFNAIIAPRPIGWISSRDAKGHVNLAPYSFFNAFCYVPPIIGFSSTNWKDTVSNMQQTREFVWNLTTMDLAKHMNATAAHVGPEVDEFKLAGLTAVPGKLVNVPRVGESPVAFECKVSDIVRLKGADGKEADAWLTLGEVVAVHIDKAMIKDGVYQTAAARPIVRAGRRGDYFEIKPENMFEMVRPD